A single genomic interval of Microbacterium galbinum harbors:
- the mqo gene encoding malate dehydrogenase (quinone), translated as MSATLGTLLHELQPEWKIVAFERLSDVAQESSNPWNNAGTGHAALCELNYMPQGTGPLDPAKAVSINEQFQQSRQFWSSLVDKGVLDAPSTFINATPHMTFVRGEKDVAYLKDRYEVLKKQPLFDGIEYSEDSRVINQWAPLLMQKRRKGEPFAATRVPAGTDVDFGALTHQLFDHLTDSGVTLRTNHEVRSLKRQKDGTWLVKYRTTIGRTPNEVKAKFVFVGAGGWALKLLQNSGIPEIKGYGVFPIGGQFLKTSNPKIVEQHKAKVYSQASVGAPPMSVPHLDTRVVDGEASLMFGPFATFSPKFLKNGSILDIVSQVRTHNLWPMLRVAFANPDLITYLVGELMKNHRKKVDSLRTFMPTAKDEDWTLIDAGQRAQVMKKDPKKGGILQFGTEVVAAGDGSIAGLLGASPGASTAVPIMLNLLKTCFPDDYVAWEPQLRELIPTFGEQLNKDAALAKESTTATAATLGINV; from the coding sequence ATGAGCGCCACCCTGGGTACTCTGCTGCACGAGCTGCAGCCGGAGTGGAAGATCGTCGCCTTCGAGCGACTCTCGGATGTCGCCCAGGAGAGTTCGAACCCCTGGAACAACGCCGGCACGGGGCACGCCGCCCTCTGCGAGCTCAACTACATGCCGCAGGGCACCGGGCCCCTCGACCCCGCGAAGGCCGTCTCGATCAACGAGCAGTTCCAGCAGAGCCGCCAGTTCTGGTCGTCGCTCGTCGACAAGGGCGTGCTCGACGCTCCCTCCACCTTCATCAACGCCACGCCGCACATGACCTTCGTGCGTGGTGAGAAGGACGTCGCGTACCTCAAGGATCGCTACGAGGTGCTCAAGAAGCAGCCCCTGTTCGATGGCATCGAGTACAGCGAGGACTCGCGCGTCATCAACCAGTGGGCGCCGCTGCTCATGCAGAAGCGCCGCAAGGGTGAGCCCTTTGCCGCGACGCGCGTGCCCGCCGGCACCGACGTCGACTTCGGAGCCCTCACCCACCAGCTCTTCGACCACCTCACCGATTCGGGCGTCACGCTGCGCACGAACCACGAGGTGCGCTCGCTCAAGCGCCAGAAGGACGGCACCTGGCTCGTCAAGTACCGCACGACGATCGGTCGCACCCCGAACGAGGTCAAGGCGAAGTTCGTGTTCGTCGGCGCCGGTGGATGGGCGCTCAAGCTGCTGCAGAACTCGGGCATCCCCGAGATCAAGGGCTACGGAGTCTTCCCGATCGGCGGACAGTTCCTGAAGACCAGCAACCCGAAGATCGTCGAGCAGCACAAGGCGAAGGTCTACTCGCAGGCATCCGTCGGTGCACCGCCCATGTCGGTGCCGCACCTCGACACGCGCGTGGTCGACGGCGAGGCCTCGCTGATGTTCGGGCCCTTCGCGACGTTCAGCCCCAAGTTCCTCAAGAACGGTTCGATACTCGACATCGTCTCGCAGGTACGCACGCACAACCTGTGGCCGATGCTGCGCGTCGCCTTCGCGAACCCCGACCTGATCACGTACCTCGTCGGCGAGCTCATGAAGAACCACCGCAAGAAGGTCGACAGCCTGCGCACGTTCATGCCGACGGCGAAGGACGAGGACTGGACGCTCATCGATGCGGGTCAGCGCGCGCAGGTCATGAAGAAGGACCCGAAGAAGGGCGGCATCCTGCAGTTCGGCACCGAGGTCGTCGCCGCGGGCGACGGCTCGATCGCCGGGCTCCTCGGCGCCTCGCCCGGTGCCTCGACGGCCGTGCCGATCATGCTGAACCTGCTGAAGACCTGCTTCCCCGACGACTACGTGGCCTGGGAGCCCCAGCTGCGAGAGCTCATCCCGACGTTCGGCGAGCAGCTCAACAAGGATGCCGCGCTGGCGAAGGAGTCGACGACGGCGACGGCGGCGACCCTCGGCATCAACGTCTGA
- a CDS encoding DUF1295 domain-containing protein — protein sequence MDALLIVIIVAAAASLVCWVLSLITRDTSWVDRAWSIVPVAYVWIFVGVAFAEGDGSARLVAMGLLATAWGARLTFNFARKGGYTGMEDYRWAILRARMRPWQFQLFNLFFIIAYQMTLLVLITLPAMVAARHPSAMTGWDVLFIAAFLAFLTGETIADQQQWVFHQRKKAAGGTLSPGFATTGLFRYSRHPNFFFEQAQWWAFYALGASAAVSGGAGLVGGVLNPTIVGAVLLSLLFIGSTIFTESITAAKYPAYAEYRRTTSMLVPWPPRRSAVAPQT from the coding sequence ATGGACGCTCTGCTCATCGTCATCATCGTGGCGGCCGCTGCCAGCCTCGTCTGCTGGGTGCTGTCGCTGATCACCCGCGACACCTCCTGGGTCGATCGCGCGTGGTCGATCGTCCCGGTCGCATACGTCTGGATCTTCGTGGGCGTCGCCTTCGCCGAGGGCGACGGATCGGCGCGGCTCGTCGCGATGGGGCTGCTCGCCACGGCCTGGGGCGCGCGCCTCACGTTCAACTTCGCCCGCAAGGGCGGCTACACCGGCATGGAGGACTACCGCTGGGCGATCCTGCGCGCACGCATGCGCCCCTGGCAGTTCCAGCTCTTCAACCTGTTCTTCATCATCGCCTACCAGATGACCCTGCTCGTGCTCATCACGCTCCCGGCGATGGTGGCCGCGCGGCATCCGTCCGCGATGACCGGCTGGGATGTGCTTTTCATCGCCGCCTTCCTCGCCTTCCTCACCGGTGAGACGATCGCCGACCAGCAGCAGTGGGTCTTCCACCAGCGCAAGAAGGCGGCGGGAGGCACCCTCTCCCCCGGTTTCGCGACCACCGGGCTCTTCCGTTACAGCCGCCACCCCAACTTCTTCTTCGAGCAGGCGCAGTGGTGGGCGTTCTACGCGCTGGGCGCCAGCGCGGCCGTCTCGGGAGGCGCGGGACTCGTCGGGGGCGTCCTGAACCCGACGATCGTCGGAGCCGTGCTGCTCTCGCTCCTGTTCATCGGCTCGACGATCTTCACCGAGTCGATCACCGCCGCGAAGTACCCCGCGTACGCGGAGTACCGCCGCACCACCTCGATGCTCGTGCCCTGGCCTCCACGCCGAAGCGCCGTCGCACCCCAGACCTGA
- a CDS encoding aspartate-semialdehyde dehydrogenase, with translation MTRISDSGLSVAIVGATGQVGTVMREILAERSFPIRELRLFSSARSAGTSIEYGGTSVIVEDVEQADAAGIDIALFSAGATASRAYAPRFAAAGAVVVDNSSAWRMDPEVPLVVSEVNPHAIDERPKGIIANPNCTTMAAMPVLKALHAEAGLERLIVSTYQAVSGSGLAGAQELLGQVEGVLAQGDTLRLVHDGSSVDFPEPEKYVAPIAFDVIPFAGNLVDDGDNETDEEKKLRNESRKILELPDLLVAGTCVRVPVFTGHSLSIHAEFANDITPERATELLSAAPGVVLDEVPTPLQAAGKDPSFVGRIRADQSAPAGKGLVLFVSNDNLRKGAALNAVQIAEILAERLSA, from the coding sequence ATGACCCGCATCTCCGACTCAGGACTCTCCGTCGCCATCGTGGGCGCCACCGGCCAGGTGGGCACCGTGATGCGCGAGATTCTCGCCGAGAGGTCCTTCCCGATCCGCGAGCTGCGCCTGTTCTCGTCGGCCCGGTCGGCCGGCACGTCGATCGAGTACGGCGGCACGTCGGTGATCGTCGAGGACGTCGAGCAGGCGGATGCCGCGGGCATCGACATCGCCCTCTTCTCGGCCGGCGCGACCGCCAGCCGCGCCTACGCGCCGCGCTTCGCCGCCGCCGGCGCCGTCGTGGTCGACAACTCGAGCGCGTGGCGCATGGACCCCGAGGTGCCGCTGGTCGTCAGCGAGGTCAACCCCCACGCGATCGACGAGCGCCCCAAGGGCATCATCGCGAACCCCAACTGCACGACCATGGCCGCGATGCCGGTGCTGAAGGCGCTGCACGCGGAGGCGGGCCTCGAGCGCCTCATCGTCTCGACCTACCAGGCGGTCTCGGGCTCCGGCCTCGCGGGTGCGCAGGAGCTCCTCGGCCAGGTCGAGGGCGTGCTCGCCCAGGGCGACACCCTGCGCCTCGTGCACGACGGTTCGTCGGTCGACTTCCCCGAGCCCGAGAAGTACGTCGCCCCGATCGCTTTCGACGTCATCCCCTTCGCGGGCAATCTCGTCGACGACGGCGACAACGAGACCGACGAGGAGAAGAAGCTCCGCAACGAGAGCCGCAAGATCCTCGAGCTGCCCGACCTGCTCGTTGCGGGCACCTGCGTGCGCGTGCCGGTCTTCACCGGGCACTCGCTCTCGATCCACGCCGAGTTCGCGAACGACATCACCCCCGAGCGCGCGACCGAGCTGCTGTCGGCTGCTCCCGGCGTCGTGCTCGACGAGGTGCCGACGCCGCTGCAGGCCGCGGGCAAGGACCCGAGCTTCGTCGGTCGCATCCGCGCCGACCAGTCGGCTCCGGCGGGCAAGGGCCTGGTGCTCTTCGTCAGCAACGACAACCTGCGCAAGGGCGCGGCCCTCAACGCAGTGCAGATCGCGGAGATCCTCGCTGAGCGCCTGAGCGCCTGA
- a CDS encoding thymidine kinase, producing the protein MAKLYFRYGAMNSGKSTALLQAAYNYEERGQRVLLAKPAIDTKGASEISSRLGMTREVDFLIAPGDDAKQLFLARRDDARAHADDIACLLIDEAQFLTPEQVDDLFRIAVEEGIPVLAYGIRNDFLTHAFPGSARLLAIAHSLEELKTICRCGRKAVFNGRVIGGRFVFDGDQVAIDEGADGQAAPEVTTYESLCGTCYLQESGGRLG; encoded by the coding sequence GTGGCGAAGCTCTACTTCCGCTACGGCGCGATGAACTCGGGCAAGTCGACCGCTCTTCTGCAGGCGGCCTACAACTACGAGGAGCGCGGGCAGCGGGTGCTGCTGGCCAAGCCCGCGATCGACACCAAGGGCGCGTCCGAGATCTCGAGCCGTCTGGGGATGACGCGGGAGGTCGACTTCCTCATCGCTCCCGGCGACGATGCGAAGCAGCTCTTCCTCGCTCGCCGCGACGATGCGCGGGCGCACGCTGACGACATCGCATGCCTGCTCATCGACGAGGCGCAGTTCCTCACGCCGGAGCAGGTCGACGACCTCTTCCGCATCGCGGTCGAGGAGGGCATTCCGGTGCTCGCCTACGGCATCCGCAACGACTTCCTGACGCATGCCTTCCCCGGGTCGGCTCGCCTGCTGGCGATCGCGCACTCGCTCGAAGAGCTCAAGACCATCTGCCGTTGCGGCCGGAAGGCCGTGTTCAACGGTCGGGTGATCGGCGGGCGCTTCGTGTTCGACGGAGACCAGGTCGCGATCGACGAGGGGGCCGACGGCCAGGCCGCTCCCGAGGTGACGACCTACGAGTCGCTGTGCGGCACCTGCTATCTGCAGGAGTCCGGCGGGCGCCTGGGCTGA
- a CDS encoding HAD-IIB family hydrolase: protein MTAPSLVAFDLDDTLATSKAAITPRIAALLQALLHRVDVAIISGGNETQFRTQVVAQLTDADAAELGRLHLLPTCGTRYLRHDGTAFATVYAHDLTDDEKSAALTALREEAERLELWEAEPWGEILEDRGSQITFSALGQRAPSDAKHAWDPTGAKRAALRDAVAARLPGLEVRSGGSTSIDITRAGIDKAFGMTRLADLTGIPLTDMLFFGDRLDEGGNDYPVLAIGVPSVAVEGWEDTADKLDALLPTL from the coding sequence ATGACCGCGCCCTCTCTCGTCGCCTTCGACCTCGATGACACGCTCGCCACCTCGAAGGCGGCGATCACCCCGCGCATCGCCGCCCTGCTCCAGGCCCTGCTGCATCGGGTCGACGTCGCGATCATCTCGGGCGGCAACGAGACGCAGTTCCGCACCCAGGTCGTCGCCCAGTTGACCGATGCGGATGCCGCCGAGCTCGGCCGACTGCACCTCCTGCCCACCTGCGGCACCCGCTACCTGCGCCACGACGGCACCGCGTTCGCCACCGTCTACGCGCACGACCTCACCGACGACGAGAAGTCCGCCGCCCTCACCGCCCTGCGGGAGGAGGCCGAACGCCTCGAGCTGTGGGAGGCCGAGCCCTGGGGCGAGATCCTCGAGGACCGCGGCTCGCAGATCACCTTCTCCGCCCTCGGACAGCGCGCGCCGAGCGACGCCAAGCACGCGTGGGACCCGACGGGCGCGAAGCGCGCCGCGCTGCGCGATGCCGTCGCCGCCCGCCTCCCCGGCCTCGAGGTGCGCTCGGGCGGGTCGACGTCGATCGACATCACCCGCGCCGGCATCGACAAGGCGTTCGGGATGACGCGCCTCGCCGACCTCACCGGCATCCCCCTCACCGACATGCTCTTCTTCGGCGACCGTCTCGACGAGGGGGGCAACGACTACCCCGTGCTCGCGATCGGCGTGCCCTCGGTCGCGGTCGAGGGCTGGGAGGACACGGCCGACAAGCTCGACGCCCTCCTCCCCACGCTCTGA
- a CDS encoding VanZ family protein encodes MGSLLPPPRRRTRAWALGLGIPFLAGLVALTLTPSRVEQRLPNLLDLVLSTAHRLGWASLDFTRLEILANVCVFVPVGILAFVLLPRPVWGLAFLVGPAISIGIEVFQRLVLPHRAATVSDVIANSTGATIGVVLAVLSALLVAVLSGPSPSRRLEAS; translated from the coding sequence ATGGGATCGCTCCTCCCCCCGCCGCGTCGCCGCACACGCGCCTGGGCTCTGGGCCTCGGCATCCCGTTCCTCGCCGGGCTCGTTGCACTCACCCTCACGCCTTCCCGCGTCGAACAGCGTCTGCCCAACCTGCTCGACCTCGTTCTGTCGACCGCGCACCGTCTCGGCTGGGCGTCACTCGATTTCACCCGCCTCGAGATCCTCGCGAACGTCTGCGTCTTCGTGCCGGTGGGAATCCTCGCGTTCGTGCTCCTCCCCCGCCCGGTCTGGGGCCTCGCCTTCCTCGTCGGTCCCGCGATCTCGATCGGCATCGAAGTGTTCCAGCGTCTGGTGCTTCCGCACCGCGCGGCGACCGTCTCCGACGTGATCGCGAACTCGACCGGAGCGACGATCGGCGTCGTCCTCGCGGTGTTGTCCGCACTCCTGGTGGCCGTGCTCTCCGGCCCCTCGCCCTCTCGTAGGCTGGAAGCATCATGA
- a CDS encoding FadR/GntR family transcriptional regulator — protein sequence MAEQPVRAWRVVLDHIERDLLEGRLNPGDRLASERDLSTDLGVGRSSVREAFRVLEVMGLIRTATGSGPQAGAIVIATPTGGMSQLLRLQVAAHGFPLADVVATRLVLEDATAHALATAHDRDTAAAHRMLAAMDAPDLTPAEFLALDAQLHLALAEASGNTVIAAMMAGLRSSIESYVQAGAASIPDWDDMASRLREEHRALVAAIDAGDAASARALVHAHITGYYTAAGLTRTASTDTIPDSTPDN from the coding sequence ATGGCGGAGCAGCCGGTGCGTGCGTGGCGAGTCGTGCTCGACCACATTGAGCGCGACCTCCTCGAAGGGCGCCTGAACCCGGGCGACCGGCTCGCCTCCGAGCGCGACCTCTCCACGGACCTGGGCGTAGGCCGCTCCAGCGTGCGCGAGGCGTTCCGCGTGCTCGAGGTCATGGGCCTCATCCGCACCGCGACCGGTTCCGGGCCGCAGGCGGGCGCGATCGTCATCGCGACGCCCACCGGAGGCATGTCGCAGCTCCTGCGCCTGCAGGTGGCCGCGCACGGCTTCCCGCTCGCGGATGTCGTCGCGACCCGACTCGTGCTCGAGGACGCCACAGCCCACGCGCTCGCGACGGCGCACGACCGCGACACCGCCGCCGCCCATCGGATGCTCGCCGCCATGGACGCGCCCGATCTCACCCCCGCGGAGTTCCTCGCCCTCGACGCGCAGCTGCACCTCGCTCTCGCCGAGGCGAGCGGCAACACCGTGATCGCCGCGATGATGGCGGGCCTCCGCTCATCGATCGAGTCGTACGTGCAGGCCGGCGCCGCGTCGATCCCCGATTGGGACGACATGGCCTCCCGCCTGCGCGAGGAGCACCGCGCCCTCGTCGCGGCGATCGACGCCGGCGACGCGGCATCCGCTCGCGCCCTCGTGCATGCGCACATCACCGGCTACTACACCGCCGCAGGCCTGACCCGCACGGCCTCGACCGACACGATCCCCGACAGCACCCCCGACAACTGA
- a CDS encoding alpha-hydroxy acid oxidase has translation MVQRQVPKPAELFDLMKFKKPEFNGRKRRLDAALTIDDLRLIAKRRTPKAAFDYTDGAAEGELSLTRARQAFQDVEFHPGILRPAPTVDTSVDILGGPSALPFGIAPTGFTRLMQTEGESAGAGAAAAAGIPFTLSTLGTTSIEGVKAATLREPQGQIPGRNWFQLYVMRDREISYELTRRAAAAGFDTLQFTVDTPVAGARLRDKRNGFSIPPQLTLGTIINAIPRPWWWYDFLTTPKLEFASLSTTGGTVGELLDAAMDPTISYDDLAVIRDIWPGKIVIKGVQNVEDSVRLRDAGVDGIVLSNHGGRQLDRAPIPFHLLPSVRQAVGDDFTVMIDTGIMNGADIVAAVALGADFTLIGRAYLYGLMAGGRQGVDRTIAILRSEIERTMRLLGVSTLAELEPGHVTQLQRLVPVVRPAAEAVVR, from the coding sequence ATGGTTCAGCGCCAGGTGCCCAAGCCCGCCGAGCTCTTCGACCTGATGAAGTTCAAGAAGCCCGAGTTCAACGGGCGCAAGCGTCGCCTCGACGCCGCGCTCACGATCGACGACCTGCGCCTGATCGCGAAGCGCCGCACTCCGAAGGCCGCGTTCGATTACACCGACGGTGCGGCCGAGGGGGAGCTCTCGCTCACTCGCGCACGCCAGGCCTTCCAGGACGTCGAGTTCCACCCCGGCATCCTGCGCCCGGCACCGACCGTCGACACGAGCGTGGACATTCTCGGCGGCCCCTCCGCGCTGCCGTTCGGCATCGCCCCGACCGGCTTCACCCGGCTGATGCAGACCGAAGGCGAGTCCGCCGGTGCCGGTGCCGCGGCCGCCGCCGGCATCCCGTTCACGCTGTCGACGCTCGGCACGACCTCGATCGAAGGCGTGAAGGCTGCCACCCTTCGAGAGCCTCAGGGACAGATTCCCGGAAGGAACTGGTTCCAGCTCTACGTCATGCGCGACCGCGAGATCTCCTACGAGCTCACCCGTCGTGCGGCCGCCGCAGGATTCGACACCCTGCAGTTCACGGTCGACACCCCGGTCGCCGGAGCCCGTCTGCGTGACAAGCGCAACGGCTTCAGCATCCCCCCGCAGCTCACCCTCGGTACGATCATCAACGCGATCCCGCGCCCCTGGTGGTGGTACGACTTCCTCACCACTCCGAAGCTCGAGTTCGCCTCGCTGAGCACCACCGGCGGCACCGTCGGCGAGCTGCTCGACGCCGCCATGGACCCGACCATCAGCTACGACGACCTCGCCGTGATCCGCGACATCTGGCCCGGCAAGATCGTCATCAAGGGCGTGCAGAACGTCGAGGACTCCGTGCGCCTGCGCGATGCGGGTGTCGACGGCATCGTGCTCTCGAACCACGGCGGGCGCCAGCTCGACCGCGCGCCGATCCCGTTCCACCTGCTGCCGAGCGTGCGCCAGGCGGTCGGAGACGACTTCACCGTCATGATCGACACCGGCATCATGAACGGCGCCGACATCGTGGCGGCGGTCGCCCTCGGCGCGGACTTCACGCTCATCGGCCGCGCGTACCTCTACGGTCTGATGGCCGGCGGACGCCAGGGCGTCGACCGAACCATCGCCATCCTGCGCAGCGAGATCGAGCGCACGATGCGTCTGCTCGGCGTCTCGACGCTCGCCGAGCTCGAGCCCGGACACGTCACCCAGCTGCAGCGCCTCGTTCCGGTGGTTCGCCCCGCCGCCGAGGCAGTCGTGCGCTGA